The DNA region tatatcatttaactttttgtctttttaatctttaaatttatatttttttgtcaaattatttttaaaataaataaaaaaaattaatgtttttttaatttactaatgTTACATACACGTGGATGATATGTTAACACTTaactatttcttttaaaatttttaaaaatattaaaaaattataaaaatatttttaaaaattaaaaattataaaaagaatacaaaatatattttttaatatttttaaaattttaaaaaattaattaaaggctGACATGACATCCATACAACAATCACGTGTAAGTTGCATCAAAAGAGTTAACAATcgttaatttttttatccattttaagttgatttgataaaaaaaatgtaagttcaattactaaaagagacaaaaaaattaaatgaattaattttttttttgtaatgttGAAGAGctaaaaagaaattattatgtattatatatatatatatagtgtttttaaagttttaaattcaaacataattatTTGCTCTGAAATAATTAAGTACTTAAATAGTtgaattcaaaagaaaaattataaaaaataaatcaagattTATATGCTTATCAACAAATGTAATCTCACACCTCTTCGAAGTTGCATCAACATTCAATTTGAACCATCCAATTAAGGACATACTCCATTTAATGGATTCATCATGTGCGGattcgaaaattttaaatttttaagttgaTCGAATCTTAATTCAATTAACACAATTGCTattataacaattaaaaaaaGCGTATTTATATGCAATTACGTGTATACTAtcttttaagttaagggttttaAAGAATTATAAGTAGTactaaaaattgttaaaaatatataagtttcaAAAGTAAAATACAGAAAGAATTGGACAAAACTAGATCAATTCAAAAAGAATCGAGTTCATAAATCGCAATTATGAATAATAGGATTCAAACTTAAGTACTTATAGACCTAAAATTTTATTGGTGAATCGATTCAAACATTAAATAGAAAAATGATGATTATTAATACAAAATCAAAGGGTGATGGTATTGTGTCAACCCTTTAATTTCGTTGAGCTTTTTTCTTAAAGCGACATGGTAGATGTAACCTAATGCTTGGTCATCGGCACTGAAATAATGGGATTTGGTTGGAACATCAAAAAACATTGCAACAAACTCGTGTCTACAAATCTATGGTTTTTGGACACGACACACACAATGTTCAAACATCAACCTTGTAACTGTTGTGCCTTGGCGGCGACCAACCATAATTCAGACAAAATGGAGACGGTAATGGAAGATGAAGAATACACTTATAGAGATGTGTTCTTGCCGACATTGATCCCTAGAATTCCAGCACCGGCTTTAGAGAGAGGGACGGTGGAGAGAAGGAGAGGGAGAGATATAGTGATAGCCATTGATCATGGTCCTAATAGCAAACATGCCTTTGATTGGGCTCTTATTCATCTTGTTAGGCTTGCTGATACACTCTATCTCGTTCATGCTGTTTCCAGTTATCATTTTCTCActtgctttttttctttttcaagggTCGGATGCCGACATATCAGGTATTGTCGCGTGTTTCGTCTCCTGATCTTGGCGAGAGCCTTAATGTTTGATGAGGCGGCGAATTAGAGTTTAACCATGAGTAACCTGCACGGTTTGTCTTCTTAAGCACTTGAAGAGGCGTTCTTGTTCTATGAACCCAACTCAACGCCACGGGTGTAGCCAAAAGGGGTGAATAGGGGCCTTTTGGCTAAATAGGTAAATTACTTTGTAGACCCTCCCacaattaaaatattcaatttagatttttttaaaattttgattaaatggaaaatttataattttagctCTTTGGAAAAATTGATAATCTAGTTTAAGCATTTTTAAAGTAAGATTTTtagttttgacccctcaattttaTAATCTTGACTCAATCTTCACTAAACAATTTTTTTAGTTCGTCTCTACTCACCGTCTCATCAAATTCTTAATAAGATCGGGAAGCAAAATCGTCACTGAAGGCAATATCGAACGTGTTGAGGACCTATTCCTATATATCCAACCCTTTAACACTTCTTTTCTTGGTTCTTTTTTGttaatatttctcaaattcccTTTTATAATAGGTGTAAGAAGTGAGATTGTTTATGAAGCCAGTCAAGCACTTATGGAGAAGCTAAGTGTGGAGGCTTTTCAGATTGCGATGGTTAGTTCTTATtgggtttattttgaatttcaaccctatattttatgaaaattaataaattagtccttttattaaCTTGATCCTCGTATTTTGTGAAAATTGAGAAGTTAGTATTGTTGAGTTTTGctaatttatatatatcttttctcaaccataaaatttattgatataataatagAATATTACAGTCAACAGTAATCACATGTCATATAATGGTAAGGCATATTATACGCGAAAGAACATAGGTTTAAATCTTGAAAACAATATTATTGGAAAGGACAGGCACAAACTCCTAATATAGGCTGTAAAACAGACATGCATAATATCAAACTTCCTTGCTCAAAATTCAAACAGCCTATTCTTTCCTCACGGTTATGCACCACGTTGGCTGTTATCTTTCAGGATTTCCTTCTAAAGCTTTGTTTACTTCCCTAGTAAACATGGAGCATAGACATTTGCAACAGCATAACCAAAATCATCCCTAAACCAATGACCTTCAACGACTATAAAATTCCTCCTAACCCACAAAAATTTTCATTTGGAACACAGACTTAACTCATACCATTATTGCaacccctccccccccccccccaaaataataataataataataataatctgcTTGTAGTACTTGAAAAAGCAAAACCAATGTCATCGTCTGACCATAAACTATGAATTACCAGGTTAGAGACTTCAGCCATTTTGGACTCCTGGTAGTCTCATGAACCAGCTTAATTGCCACTTGCTTCGATTTAGAATCCACTCCACGAATGTTTCAAGATAATATCATCATTTTGCATACACTTCAATCTCCCAACACAGCAACCAGAAACAACCCTAAGTCGATTGCTTTCCATCGATGCTAATTCATCTATAATCTCCTCATTCCCACCCACTGATTTTAAACCCAGTCTTTTTCCCAGCTAAAAAGTTTCCTCTGCCTCCTTTAAGATAGCTAGTCTTCGATTCAAAGAGATAGATTAGCAATTTTGTCGTCAGGGGTTCTTGCTTTGCACTTCAATAGTTGCTTCGCCTTCTTCCCTCTGGTGCTCTTTTTTACAGatttttgattcaaaatatctCTCATCACCACTCTGAACAGTAATAAATTCATTAATCTCTTGTAATTGACTTGTCATTAGCTAAAATCTTGCATTTTTAGAGTATCTCCACCAATTGAAACAAAATCACCTCATAGTCTGGCAATTTTTTTAGACATTGCATAAGACCATACATGTAAAGGCAATCCAAACACTGCTACCCAGGTTTCTCTACACCTCTTACATGACTGCTTGGTCCAAGGCTCAATCTCAGAGAACCAAGTCCTCAACCACGACCTTAATCTCACATCTCTTCgtcttcaaaagaaattaaaaattgattccCACCTATCTTCTTGACATCAATGTCAAACACACCTTCTATTCTAAAATTTTCTCTTGGAGATGGAGAATCAAAAAAGCACCTTGCTGTCCCTAAAGATGAACCCTCACCATTTTCACTTCCCTGCTTAAACCCTTTTCTAATATTGCCAAATCAATGGAGATTGTGTGCCTTGTGTAGGAATATTTAAACATACACTAAACTTTGATGCATTCATCTCTTGTCTATTGTTTCAATAGATTGACTTGTGATAGGCAAATTAGTTCCCTGTTTTATTAAGAAAGAAAATGGCAACAATTTTTATGAACACAAATTGATTCATAATGCAAAATATATAGGTTGGTTAGTTTCATTCTTGAACTAAAAGAAACATCGATTCTTtagcatctttcttttcttcaaaCAGAGAAAGAATCAAACCGATTTCCTAAGTGCCTTTCTAGATATTCTTCAATGCCTCGGCTATTCATAAAACTGTGAGAAGCGGATGAATAATCATTTGCTGCAGGAAGAAATCGAAGAATTTCTTGGTAATTTTACAAGATCCATTCCTTCTTTTTTCTTCGATAGATAGTTAAAATTTCATCTAGATTCGAATCCTATTAAAAGGTCCACTAGAGATCAAAAATTGCTGAAAAAAGAACAATATATTTCTGTTGTCCCTTCCATActattgaaaaataaagaaatagttaATATATTCAAGGtaattacatatttacactttctcATACACACATTAACAATTGTGGATTGAAATCGAAGGTAAGAACGATGGCTCGAATCGTGTCGGGGGATGCAGGCAAAGTGATTTGCAAGGAAGCAGAAAGGGTGAAGCCTGCAGCTGTTGTTATGGGAACCCGTGGTAGAAGCTTAATACAAAGGTTTGCTTTTTCCCTTATACCTTCAAGTATTCATGTTTGATGGTTATGAGAAATGATGATTAAAGAATcctccaaataaataaataaagataaaaatgaatatactcgttttatatatatacttgtattCATTGTTTATACTTAACATTAACACTTAATTAAAAGTTACATATTTAAAAGTCAATACTTGACATGGGTGGCGTTAGGAAGAGTTGGTAAGGCTCTCGGTCTCTCTAAAACGAGAAATCTCATGTTTTTccctttaaaatttcataaattttaaattagtatatcGTAAAATTAcacttgataaaattttgattcaatcattttaactctcataaaaatatataatttaatttttacaactaaAATAAACTTTTGAGCTTCCCcctatgcttttgattttgttacTTTGCCATTCCACGAGAATATATGGAAAATTACCctctcttttctttgcttttctCTCTTACGTGTTAGGTTGATTTAGAAGTGCTCATGGGTGGGGTCGGACTCaagcatgatattaatatattttatgcttaCCTAAACCCGGCTCAAAATCtaggtttaaaattttgtccaaacttacTCATATTTGTAAAAGACTAATACAAGCTCAATTTAGGCATACtcattgtatttttaaatttttttaaaaaaatatttatattatattaatttaatattaataatttaataattttttatttattgaaattttttatatagtcatcttaacactattttaatatttacattagaataatattatatatttagtataagtttattttttttaatgtgttctaaattacataatgtataaaaataacataatataaagtattataaacttaaaacggGTCAGGCCGAGCTcaggccttgaatgttcaagctcaagcccgacccatattttaaacgggaCTTTTTTTCCCAAGtccattttttgggcctaataTTTTTCTCAAACCCTTCCAAATTTCGGGAGAACCTTCGAGCCTAAGCGGGTAACACGACTCATGAACAAGCCTAGGTCCACTCTTCATTTTTTCCCTAGCCTCCTTGGTTGATGGTATAATTGCAACCTTAGTTCCTTTTAagtattaataattcaatttaatttcctcttgattctttattaaattaatgaaaaaaaaagtattttttttacttctttcaAAAGTAAAAAGTTGAATTTAAGCCATTTGATTacaattgtttttgttttggccctttgatttctttttaatttgatctcgatctTCCATCACACAGTTTCTAGTTTCACCCGTGGACACAAATATGAAAACAAGACGTTCATATACACAAATTtctttaaaagaaaatcaaacatATCCGTATCAAACACATACTGAACTCAAGATTTTTCATAATCAAACATATCCGTATCAAACACATACTGAACTCAAGATTTTTCATACTTTTTTGCAGTGTTTTTCAAGGAAGTGTTAGTGATTATTGCGTCCACAATTGCAAATCTGCTCCTGTAATAATCGTACCCGGGAAAGGTACTGTTTTTGTTATTCGCCAAATTTTACGGTGCactcccccccccaaaaaaaaaaaagagaaagcacATACTAAAATTTCTACCAATTACCAATCTAATAAAGCATTAGAAACTTTGGTATTGATATACCGTATACCTGTTTATGGTTCAGGTTATTTATTTAGACTTGAAAGTCCGTCTGAAATTTGTGAgggtttaaacaaaaatattaggTCTAAAAAATGAATTTAGGCAAAAAATTAGATATGTTTAAAATATAGGCCGAGCTTGGGCTTTAAATGTTCAAACTTAAACTTAGAtcgaattattttaaattcataatactttattttatatttttttatatactactactctaatgtaaatattaaaataatgttaaaatgactaaaaaattttaataaataaaaattgtataaaattattaaacattaaataatataatataaatattgtttaaaaattttaaaaaaaaaatgatatgGATAGACTTAAAATGAGTTTGGGTTAGTCTTTTGTAAATATGGACGAGTTTGGATAAAATTTTGGGTCGAACCGAGCTTAAGtaagtataaaatatgttaatatcatgcttagaccCGACCCGAACCCGGCCTAACCTAGCCTATGAACCCCTCTAATATAGCATTAGAAATTTTAGTATGTAATTTCTTTTTCGTGAGCATATAGTAGAATCGCTCGTTATTCATGGAATCTctaattacatttattttcttttttacttatAATCTATTGGAAATTTGGAATTTTTCACTAATttcttacccttttttttttcttttcatataaCTTGCTTTGAAGATGCTGGAGATGGCTCACTAACTTGGAATTGATTGTTTCAATCTTGATTAGCTGAAACCCTAATCTAGGTGAATggttcttttctattttttgagaATGTTTACATGATTTGATTCCAAGTGAATTCAATGTATGTTGTGATTATGGTTAGTCATTTCAATTTTTATGGATTGGGTTAAgataaatgttgaaaatttaaaatttaatcaacataaaaatatttttgatcgTTATTGAAATGATGTAGCTATTAACAATTGTCAACTCAATCGTTATTATGCTAACATGCTAGTTTGTGTGTAATTAATTGTTGACATCAACAATGCAAAACTTGTAACAGGATAGAGAATTATTATATCGTACGTTGTTTGTGGAGTAGTTGGCCTATGATGATGTTATTTGTTTTTAgagaataatgaaataataaaaaaaatgaaacttgaCATCATCCTAAATTTGCTTGTAtagaatttttattcaattagcgATGAACAAAAATATTTCTCAAAAGAAAGTAGCCAAATTGTTGCTTGCATAGGTCCTTGATGAGTTTTACTATGGTAAGTCCTTTGTTTTTTGCATCATGATTCTTAACCAACTTCACTACTACACTATTATTATTGTCGACTGGTAATTTTCCCAATCCCATCTCCTAAGTGATTTTAAGTCTATTATTGATGACCCAACAATTTTCTTGATGAGTTCTTGTTCAGTTGATACTTTTGAGAAGAACGTGAGTTAAGTGTTTCTCTTTCGATTTAAGAGTTGAGATGAGATTATAGGTAAAAGAaaacattgtaaaaaaaaatcacacACATACCTATGCTCCTATTATAGCCAATTAGTCACTTCCCATTCTCACCACATATCCACAACTAGTCATTCGATTCTTGAGCTCCATTAATATTGAGTTTCACTCACTCTTGTGGTGGCTTACACCAACCCACTTGCTTAATCTTccatcaattttttattcattaattttttgtACACTAATTATCAATATTCAAATTCGTAAAACTCATTCATAAATATCATACTGGCGAATAATAATTAGAGAATCAAACCCCTAAACTCTTGTTTAAGCCATTTTTGAAAGATTCAAACATTCGGGATTATTTACataatatgtatgtgtatatatatatgtggctatAGTTTGAGGGGACTTTGATCTTGTTCCAAATGATTAAAAAAACATCAAACCAAGTCAAGTTGTCAAGTTgtgtaataaaagaaaaaaaaattcattcactTCTCCACGATTCCCATTGGTTGGTACCCAATACTCGTACGTTTTTTTGCTTATCCTCTCAAACCCAAagcactttttcttctgtttcaaaGAAAAATCTCCCTCTTGCTCGAAATAGATTCGTGTTCATGTTTGGGTATTCTTTATTTCTTGTCGTGATTATGCACTCTAGTTGATTGCATGGACCAGATGCCAGTGGTTGGAGCTTTTGAGCTGTTTGAACCGTCACCGTTTTGTGGGCCAAGTGGGGActtgaaaaagataaaaaagagcTTGGTACACTCAAACCAAAGCCACCATAATTCATTCTTCTACGTAGACGCCTAttattcacacacacacacacacacacacccacTCTCACTAAAGCCTATGAACTTTTAGGCTTAAAATATGCTCTCACTTCAGTTTAAGGATAATATTTTAGGCTTAAAAGCAGGTAGTGTTCGTTGGAAGTGGCATTGCAATAAGAACACAGAAAAAAAAGCACCATTCGTAGTTCGGTTTCTTTACGCCTACGAAGTTTATTTCATTGAGATAATCTACTTACTAACTTTCAATCTTATGTAACAACTGATTTAAGTTCTAATGCATTCTAATGTAGCAACCTCATTTTTGTACTATTTAGTTCTTTCACCTAAAAGTTTTTTTATAAACTTCAACTATAAACCAAGTAACACACTTGTTTACTCTATTAAAGCTCACAAAAACAGATTCATCAACGGATAAGTGTCAACGCTAATTCTCTAACATACTAGATCTATACAAGTCTCCTCAAATATATAAGGTTTCGAGACTTACATATTAGATAAATTACAATCAATTCCCCTCTTAAACCGCAACTAAAATAATATACACAATATATTAATAAAGTCTAAGATATTCAGAAGATATTTACATATCATTCTTCAATGCAATCACGATTCGATTTCCTTATTTTAAAGGATCCACTTGCTTGATCcaatccaatttaatttttaagatatGTTGCTTTAAATGTATTGTTCTTCATATATGAACTATAATAGCAAGATTCACAACCCAAAACTTTTCTTACGAAATATTTGAACTTCAAATATGACAAATTATTTTGTTCGTCGCAATGTCAAACGCAATAACCACTACCCGTAATTGCCTCAAcacaaatcattatcaacttccTATGTATATATGATAGTAAAAAATCAATATACAACttttaaaacataaaagtaagaatatgtaattgttttaactttttaattacaAAAACTGGTATTATATTTTGAGAGACTTTTATCATGGTTCCTTCCATCTTGTTAGGGCAGGATCATAAATTGTAAGAGAAAAGGTGTTGCTCTAatgtttgtttttaatttttgcaaGTATCCATACATTGGGTATGAGCATATGGTCCTCTAAGAATTCCTTTTCACTTTCTCATAAATTTTTATTGGTTCTTCACTATATCTAAAATCGAGCCACATCGAATTTTTATACAATGTAATATctcttaactttatttttttatttacaaaactcGAAACAATTAACTTGcttaattagatttattttaatacttgattttttttattcattatggTATTTGAATTTAACAACTAGATTCAAGTTTAGCcccctaaacttaaaaaatataaaaatttgatgatgtggtacgttgatattataccatatcatcacttgaaaattaaaaaaaaaatttatataattttccaGGTGATGTCGTGTTACAATTGTTCTAATAAATCGAACTGATCAAACCACtaatttcaattcatcaagtttAATCAGCTCTTCTGCTAGAcccataataattaaataattaattaaaaattcataaaaaaatttaagaaataaaaaattattaaactagTTCAACCTATTCAACTTATAACTttctatttttatcaattttaagtaGTTTCTAATTCAATCTGTTTAATTATTTTGTCTGAACTAAGATACCAGCCAATTTTTAATCTAATCGATCTGAACAATTAATCCAATCAGATTTCAAAAACCTTGATCATGCCGTTAAATCTTAACTTAATCCAAATTCAAActttaaaatgaatttaattactgccaaaataaatttaattaccaaattcatTATAAACTCAAAAGTCAAATCATAGAAACAGTAGGAAAGATCAGATTGTGCTGGAAATTAATAATTGGGATTTTTTATTTCTGAAAAATCACTATCATATAATCAGTAATTTACTGGTTCGGACCAGTATATCTTTGTCCTTTGGTTCTCAAGGCAATGACCCAATAATCATTTTATGGTCCAAAATGAACAACATTTCCAATGTCTTTTTTCAGCATATGTCCACATCAatgatcaaatttaacatcaaaatcataattttatttttgaaaaagaaataaatttatttaatattattttataattaaaatataaataaaataaaatgcataaataaataataacaagaatataattattttttatttttaaatttatttaataaatagcTTTCAAGGGTTTTATGATATTTTCTTCCAACTTGAAAGATAGATAGATATTCCTAAAATCATAAGGGTAAGTGTATtccttttaccttttttttattctttcatggAAACTcgaattattaataataaaaatttatattttgataaataattttaatgatgtgatattagtaaataatattttaatttattatatttagaaaaaaaatatcaacAAGAGAATCAATGGTAAAAGTATATATGGAGGTTCTTATAGTAAGAGTCAGATTGGAGTTTATTTTTtctactaaaaatagaaaaattaatctATATGTGTTAGACCAAAGATAAAACcgatctttctattaaaaattttatccattttgtAATGTTAAAGACTGGCCTCTATACGTCAGCATGAGGTATATGTGTCTGGTTATTTCATCAGCaaaaaatagatgaatttttattagaaataatcaatttacttattaatctaacatataaagaCTAATTTTCTCTGAATAAATAGGATAAAATGTAATCTAAGACCTAATACAATAACCTTCAAAATACTTTTATCCAAAATCAATTTTCCTGTTACGAAATTCATTGAACAAAAGGCAATGTACCGAAAACCTTAGCTAATTTATgcattgtttctttttctttttctaaaaatgAATATCATGTTAGAGTTTGTGTGACCCGAATCTCGtcacttattaaataaataaatatagtgaCAAAATAAAGGAATATATGGGGGCGAAGGGCCGAGGGTCAACCATTCAGCATAAGTTGAATCCGTATAGAACTATTCttcttctatttaattttaattaaaacaggGATTTTCAAACCCTTAAATAGATATAGCCAAAACTCTTcttatatcatttattttttaacatagtgaatttctctttctttgtttagaattttttccaaaaaggtttttcacgtaaaatttatattttttta from Gossypium hirsutum isolate 1008001.06 chromosome A04, Gossypium_hirsutum_v2.1, whole genome shotgun sequence includes:
- the LOC107948091 gene encoding universal stress protein PHOS32, translated to MGFGWNIKKHCNKLVSTNLWFLDTTHTMFKHQPCNCCALAATNHNSDKMETVMEDEEYTYRDVFLPTLIPRIPAPALERGTVERRRGRDIVIAIDHGPNSKHAFDWALIHLVRLADTLYLVHAVSSVRSEIVYEASQALMEKLSVEAFQIAMVRTMARIVSGDAGKVICKEAERVKPAAVVMGTRGRSLIQSVFQGSVSDYCVHNCKSAPVIIVPGKDAGDGSLTWN